In one window of Hevea brasiliensis isolate MT/VB/25A 57/8 unplaced genomic scaffold, ASM3005281v1 Scaf446, whole genome shotgun sequence DNA:
- the LOC110653996 gene encoding uncharacterized protein LOC110653996: protein MGNCLTHSKKSNAEIAPYDFIKSTTAVKLYGSPTAACTAYIRFALLYKTLSVHFFPTTDTPNTRPVLQIGSETVSGTREMLLRFIDAKLPQPPLVMKESDGFGETTPWVVRAVLLQHRSMRWHLERMVRWGDDLVTRGGRRNGDPAMGTPRMEIRKFSKSYSQLLEFMLEHAQMEERVVFPILEMADRGLCRAANEEHARDLPIMNGIKEDIKSIGVLDTGSPDYQDALCNLSTRLKSLMERCKEHFEEEERDVLPLMEAVELSKEQQLRVLEQCFDLMQGTNSHLFNFLIEGLLPWEAMHYLDLILRCKDEEKGASMLCRIIE from the exons ATGGGGAATTGCCTTACCCACTCTAAGAAATCGAATGCTGAGATCGCTCCTTATGATTTCATCAAATCTACCACAGCTGTTAAATTGTATGGCTCTCCCACCGCCGCCTGCACTGCCTACATCCGCTTCGCACTTCTATATAAGACCCTTTCTGTCCATTTTTTCCCCACCACCGACACGCCCAATACGCGACCAGTCCTCCAAATCGGTTCTGAAACTGTTTCAGGGACGCGCGAGATGTTGCTCCGATTTATCGACGCGAAATTACCGCAGCCGCCGTTGGTAATGAAGGAGAGTGATGGGTTTGGTGAAACGACGCCGTGGGTTGTGAGGGCGGTGTTGTTGCAACATAGGAGTATGAGGTGGCACCTGGAAAGGATGGTGAGGTGGGGAGACGACCTGGTGACGCGTGGAGGGAGGAGGAATGGGGATCCGGCAATGGGTACTCCGAGGATGGAGATAAGAAAATTTAGCAAGAGCTACTCACAGTTGCTGGAGTTCATGCTTGAACACGCGCAGATGGAGGAACGCGTGGTTTTTCCTATCCTGGAAATGGCTGATCGAG GATTATGTAGAGCTGCAAATGAAGAGCATGCAAGGGACTTACCAATCATGAATGGAATCAAAGAAGACATAAAATCCATAGGAGTTCTAGACACCGGAAGCCCTGACTACCAAGATGCTCTCTGCAACCTTTCTACTCGGCTTAAATCATTAATG GAACGTTGTAAAGAGCACTTTGAGGAGGAGGAGAGAGATGTATTGCCATTGATGGAGGCTGTGGAGCTGAGCAAAGAGCAGCAGTTGAGGGTTTTGGAGCAGTGTTTTGATCTAATGCAGGGAACTAATTCACATTTGTTCAACTTCCTAATTGAAGGCCTTCTCCCTTGGGAAGCCATGCATTACTTAGATTTGATCTTGAGGTGCAAAGACGAAGAAAAGGGAGCCTCCATGCTTTGCAGGATTATTGAATGA